One genomic region from Pecten maximus chromosome 5, xPecMax1.1, whole genome shotgun sequence encodes:
- the LOC117328260 gene encoding 40S ribosomal protein S4-like — MGYRGRRKSMKRLTAPKSWMLDKLSGVFAPRPSTGPHKLRECLPMIVFLRNRLKYALTYDEVKKIVNQRLIKVDGKVRTAKDYPAGFMDVITIEKTNENFRLLYDVKGRFTVHRIKPEEAKYKLCRVKRVTVGAKGVPMLTTHDARTIRYPDPLTKVNDTIMVDIASGKMKEFIKFDSGNLCMITGGHNLGRVGVIQHRERHPGSFDIVHIKDALGHTFATRLSYVFVIGKGNKPWISLPRGKGVKLSIAEERDRRMAAKSS; from the exons ATG GGTTATCGAGGACGTAGGAAGTCTATGAAGCGCCTTACGGCGCCCAAGTCATGGATGCTGGACAAACTGAGTGGTGTCTTTGCTCCTCGACCTAGCACTGGCCCACACAAGTTGAGGGAATGCCTTCCCATGATCGTTTTCCTACGTAATAGACTAAAGTATGCCCTCACATACGATGAAGTTAAGAAGATCGTTAACCAGAGGCTGATCAAAGTTGACGGGAAGGTGAGAACGGCCAAGGACTACCCAGCTGGTTTTATGG ATGTCATCACCATTGAAAAGACAAATGAGAACTTCAGACTCCTGTATGATGTAAAAGGACGATTTACAGTTCACCGCATCAAACCAGAGGAGGCCAag TACAAACTGTGCCGAGTGAAGCGAGTGACTGTTGGAGCTAAAGGTGTACCAATGTTGACCACCCATGATGCTAGGACTATCCGCTACCCTGACCCCTTGACTAAGGTCAACGACACCATCATGGTGGATATTGCCTCTGGCAAAATGAAGGAGTTCATCAAATTTGATTCCG GTAACCTTTGTATGATCACTGGAGGCCATAACTTGGGGCGAGTTGGTGTCATTCAGCACAGAGAGAGGCATCCAGGTTCTTTTGACATTGTACACATCAAGGATGCTTTAGGACACACATTTGCAACAAG ATTGAGCTATGTATTTGTGATCGGCAAAGGAAACAAGCCCTGGATCTCCCTGCCCCGCGGTAAGGGTGTTAAGCTGTCCATCGCTGAAGAGAGGGACAGGAGGATGGCAGCCAAGAGCTCATAA